One genomic segment of Cellulophaga sp. HaHaR_3_176 includes these proteins:
- a CDS encoding Gfo/Idh/MocA family protein → MNKKMGSNRRDFIRKTAIGAVGVTLGSHSVNAMSAKSYSKIIGSNDRIHVAIQGLGRRYNAYISAMGDKKNNIELTYLCDVMKSQRDKAAINVSNSIGAKPKLENDIRNIINDKNVDAIFMATPDHWHAPGACMAMQAGKHVFLEKPCSHNPEEGELLVAYQKKYNKVVQMGNQQRSSLQSQEIIKDIHNGVIGDAYKAIAFYTSKRGAVPHQVKANPPEGLDWDLFQGPAPRREYTDNTWDYNWHWYGWDYGTAEMGNNATHELDIARWALDVEYPEHVDINAGKFQFKDDGWEMYDTMEATFKFADKKTIQWDGRSRNGYDKYGAGRGTIVYGSEGSAKIDRDGYRLYNLRGELIRENVVPGIEDGNALGGGGQLSAAHTVNFFDAIRGKAELTSPIDQGAISQMLTHYANIAYRIDNSFEVDETTGRIFNREAMKLWSRTYEPGWEIKSV, encoded by the coding sequence ATGAATAAGAAGATGGGGTCAAACAGAAGAGATTTTATAAGAAAAACAGCCATTGGAGCTGTAGGAGTTACTTTAGGAAGCCATAGCGTAAATGCAATGTCTGCAAAAAGCTACTCTAAAATAATAGGTTCTAATGACAGAATACATGTAGCTATTCAAGGTTTAGGAAGACGTTACAATGCCTATATATCAGCTATGGGCGATAAAAAAAATAACATTGAACTTACCTACTTATGTGATGTCATGAAAAGTCAGCGTGATAAAGCTGCTATTAATGTTTCTAATTCAATTGGCGCTAAACCAAAATTAGAGAATGACATCAGAAACATCATTAATGATAAAAATGTTGATGCTATTTTTATGGCAACTCCTGATCATTGGCATGCACCAGGCGCATGTATGGCTATGCAAGCAGGTAAACATGTTTTTTTAGAAAAACCATGTAGTCACAACCCTGAAGAAGGAGAGTTACTTGTTGCATATCAGAAAAAATACAATAAAGTAGTGCAAATGGGGAACCAACAACGTTCTTCTTTACAGTCTCAAGAAATTATTAAAGATATACACAATGGTGTTATCGGTGATGCATATAAAGCAATTGCTTTTTACACAAGCAAAAGAGGCGCTGTTCCACATCAAGTAAAAGCGAACCCTCCTGAGGGTTTAGATTGGGATTTATTTCAAGGTCCTGCTCCAAGAAGAGAGTATACAGACAATACTTGGGATTATAACTGGCACTGGTATGGTTGGGACTATGGTACTGCCGAAATGGGAAATAATGCAACACATGAATTAGATATTGCACGCTGGGCTTTAGATGTAGAATATCCTGAGCACGTAGATATCAACGCAGGAAAATTCCAATTTAAAGATGATGGTTGGGAAATGTATGATACTATGGAGGCTACTTTCAAATTCGCAGATAAAAAAACAATCCAATGGGATGGTCGTAGCCGTAACGGATATGATAAATATGGTGCAGGTAGAGGTACAATTGTATACGGATCAGAAGGGTCTGCTAAAATAGATCGTGATGGATACCGCTTATACAACCTTAGAGGTGAATTAATAAGAGAAAATGTTGTACCTGGTATAGAAGATGGAAATGCACTAGGTGGTGGTGGACAGCTTTCTGCTGCACATACGGTAAACTTTTTTGATGCTATAAGAGGAAAAGCAGAATTAACTTCTCCTATCGATCAAGGTGCTATAAGCCAAATGCTTACTCACTATGCAAATATCGCCTATCGAATTGATAATTCTTTTGAGGTTGATGAAACCACAGGACGTATATTTAATAGAGAAGCTATGAAATTATGGTCTAGAACTTACGAACCAGGATGGGAGATAAAATCAGTATAA
- a CDS encoding Gfo/Idh/MocA family protein: MKRREFIIKGSVASAALTTSAVALGNVFDFKNANDTLNIGVIGTGDRGTGMISNINKIDKFNVSACCDVLPFRLEQGLNAVKGKAKGYDDYRRLLDNKAIDAILVSTPFNTHSQIAIDALDAGKHVYCEKTMAKGYDGIDKLTQKVNQANTTFQTGHQYHSSRLYTHVVDLIRNGKIGKIASFECQWNRHGDWRRMVPKPDLERALNWRMYREYSGGLLAELCSHQIDFANWVLGEVPHQVMGAGGVDYWKDGRETFDNIHLIYSYPSGVKATFTCLTSNAKDGYKIRVKGDKGSIILEYSKAWFYPEGNEKKEIGVLDGVSGATIKWEEGLGIPITMEHLEPSEQALIDFRDSIISNKKPISDIVTGANTAICIQMGLDAMYKNAIITNPSL, from the coding sequence ATGAAAAGAAGAGAATTTATAATCAAAGGTTCTGTTGCATCAGCAGCTTTAACAACATCTGCAGTAGCTTTAGGAAACGTTTTTGATTTTAAAAATGCAAATGACACTTTAAATATTGGCGTTATAGGTACTGGTGACAGAGGAACTGGAATGATATCTAATATCAATAAAATTGATAAATTTAATGTTAGTGCATGTTGCGACGTTTTACCTTTTAGATTAGAACAAGGCTTAAATGCCGTAAAAGGAAAAGCAAAAGGATATGATGACTATCGTAGATTATTAGATAATAAAGCTATTGATGCCATTCTAGTTTCCACACCTTTTAATACACATTCTCAAATTGCTATTGATGCATTAGATGCTGGTAAGCATGTTTATTGCGAGAAAACAATGGCAAAAGGTTATGATGGTATTGACAAATTGACACAAAAAGTTAACCAAGCCAATACTACATTTCAAACGGGTCATCAATACCATAGTTCTAGGCTTTATACCCATGTGGTTGATTTAATAAGAAATGGAAAAATTGGAAAAATTGCCTCATTTGAATGCCAATGGAACCGCCATGGAGACTGGAGACGCATGGTGCCAAAACCAGACCTTGAAAGAGCTTTAAACTGGCGTATGTATCGCGAATATTCAGGAGGGCTATTAGCTGAACTTTGCTCGCATCAAATAGATTTTGCAAATTGGGTTTTAGGTGAAGTACCACACCAAGTTATGGGTGCTGGTGGTGTAGACTATTGGAAAGATGGTCGTGAAACTTTTGATAATATTCACTTAATTTATAGCTACCCTAGTGGTGTAAAAGCAACATTTACTTGTTTAACTAGTAATGCTAAAGATGGATATAAAATTAGAGTTAAAGGAGACAAAGGGTCGATTATTTTAGAATATTCAAAAGCTTGGTTTTATCCAGAAGGAAATGAAAAAAAAGAAATAGGCGTTTTGGATGGTGTTTCTGGAGCAACTATTAAATGGGAAGAAGGTTTAGGCATTCCTATTACTATGGAACATCTTGAGCCAAGTGAACAAGCTTTAATTGATTTTAGAGATAGTATTATTTCTAATAAAAAGCCAATTTCCGATATCGTAACAGGTGCCAATACAGCTATCTGCATACAAATGGGGTTAGATGCCATGTACAAAAATGCCATCATTACTAACCCTAGTTTATAA